A stretch of the Panulirus ornatus isolate Po-2019 chromosome 53, ASM3632096v1, whole genome shotgun sequence genome encodes the following:
- the LOC139765270 gene encoding beta-1,4-glucuronyltransferase 1-like, with translation MFTGMFPRFLSSIISWRSVAVLAVIASLLQVTNVLLTRLLKQRQLTAAEAAAGEGSYGLGQRVGLKGQHAPFRRRDYHLGQKLSDDHQAVLSRIARWSVLDSTGEFRVSVGVLRGSGIEASQDEGLDGRDEQDLPESHGLTLVTQCSFARLHRLPLLAKHWQGPISIAVFALSGEVQAVVQTFHLLRQCYPGIKENVTFSLIFPLNSPTSPHLTPTSNTTPCEKIFSEIDQVNYDIKGIQYPANLLRNSARKATITPLMMVIDIDIVPSSGLHDAFVSYANEKNLFGENSGEEKTVWVVPIYEIKESAGIPKTKQDLLKMRENGTARPFYQETCLNCQRYTNYEAWEKSREGRVGYVEPLYEVLWKAVWEPFYIGRNNIPLYDERFRQFGYNRISQVCELHMAGYRFLVLDTAFAVHEGFKTAGGFHKTKDMELEKNRILFRQFREELKDKYPESSRRCY, from the exons ATGTTCACTGGGATGTTTCCAAGGTTCCTATCAAGCATCATATCATGGCGGTCTGTGGCTGTTTTGGCAGTCATTGCAAGTTTGTTACAG GTAACCAATGTGCTTCTCACAAGGTTGCTGAAACAGAGACAACTGactgcagcagaagcagcagctggAGAAGGAAGCTATGGTCTAGGACAGAGGGTTGGACTAAAGGGCCAGCATGCTCCTTTCCGCAGGCGAGACTATCATCTTGGGCAGAAG CTTTCAGATGACCACCAAGCAGTATTATCACGTATTGCTCGTTGGAGTGTCCTAGATAGTACTGGAGAATTCCGGGTGTCGGTGGGTGTCCTTCGAGGATCGGGGATTGAGGCCAGTCAAGATGAGGGATTGGATGGCAGAGATGAACAGGATTTGCCAGAAAGCCATGGTTTGACTTTGGTCACTCAGTGTTCTTTTGCCAGGCTTCACCGACTACCCCTCTTGGCCAAGCACTGGCAG GGTCCCATCTCCATTGCAGTGTTTGCATTAAGTGGAGAGGTGCAGGCAGTGGTTCAAACCTTTCATCTATTACGGCAGTGTTATCCTGGTATCAAGGAAAATGTCACATTTAGTCTCATCTTTCCTCTAAATTCCCCTACTTCACCACATCTTACTCCCACTTCGAATACAACTCCTTGTGAAAAGATATTTTCTGAAATCGATCAGGTCAATTATGACATCAAGGGGATTCAGTATCCTGCCAACTTACTTAGAAATAGTGCTAGAAAAGCTACTATTACACCACTAATGATGgtaattgatattgatattgtacCAAGCTCAGGTCTTCATGATGCATTTGTTTCATATGCAAATGAAAAGAATTTATTTGGGGAAAACTCAGGTGAGGAGAAGACAGTGTGGGTAGTGCCAATATATGAAATAAAGGAAAGTGCAGGAATCCCAAAAACTAAACAAGATTTGttgaagatgagagaaaatggaacTGCCAGACCTTTTTATCAAGAGACCTGTTTGAATTGTCAG CGATATACCAACTATGAAGCTTGGGAGAAAAGTAGAGAGGGAAGAGTGGGGTATGTGGAACCCCTCTACGAGGTGTTGTGGAAGGCCGTCTGGGAACCATTCTATATTGGCAGAAACAACATACCACTCTATGACGAAAGGTTCAGGCAGTTTGGTTACAACAGAATTAGTCAG GTATGTGAGCTCCATATGGCTGGGTATAGGTTCCTGGTTCTAGACACAGCCTTTGCAGTGCATGAAGGCTTCAAAACTGCCGGAGGTTTTCACAAGACTAAGGACATGGAACTGGAGAAGAATCGCATCCTTTTCCGCCAATTCAGGGAAGAGCTGAAGGATAAGTATCCAGAATCCTCCAGGAGATGCTATTAG